In the genome of Pseudomonas sp. B33.4, the window AAAAACGGACAGGCGCCAGGGATTAGGTCCCAGTCACGCCATCGGGAAATTCTCATGTGCAAACCCGCCTCGGCCGGTGCAGATCGAGAGGCGCTGATAACAAAAACAACTCAGACCTGCTATCGGGACATGCGAATGCAACTCAACGACAAAGTAATCATTATCACTGGCGGTTGCCAGGGTTTGGGCCGTTCCATGGCCGAGTATTTCGCCAGTAAGGGCGCGAAGCTCGCCCTCGTCGACCTCAATCAGGAAAAGCTCAACGACGCGGTCGCGGCTTGCAAGGCCAAAGGCGTCGAGGCGCGCAGCTATCTGTGCAACGTCGCCAATGAAGAACAGGTCGAGCACATGGTCGCCCAGGTTGCCGCTGATTTCGGCGCGATCCACGGCCTGATCAACAACGCCGGGATTTTGCGTGACGGCCTGCTGCTCAAGGTCAAGGACGGCGAAATGACCAAGATGAGCCTGGCACAGTGGCAGGCGGTGATCGACGTCAACCTGACCGGCGTGTTCCTCTGCACCCGTGAGGTGGCGGCGAAAATGGTCGAGCTGAAGAACAGCGGCGCGATCATCAACATCTCGTCGATCTCGCGTGCCGGTAACGTTGGCCAGACCAACTATTCCGCGGCCAAGGCCGGTGTTGCTGCGGCGACCGTGACCTGGGCCAAAGAGCTGGCGCGTTATGGCATTCGTGTGGCGGGTATCGCGCCGGGCTTCATCGAGACCGAGATGACCTTGGGCATGAAGCCCGAAGCGCTGGAGAAAATGACCTCGGGAATTCCGCTCAAGCGCATGGGCAAGCCGGAAGAGATCGCCCATTCGGCGGCGTATATCTTCGAGAACGACTACTACACCGGGCGGATTCTGGAGATGGATGGCGGCTTGCGTATCTGACTGCCAACACAAAACAACTGTAGGAGTGAGCCTGCTCGCGATAGCGGATCAACATTCAACAAATGTGTTGAATGATCGACCGTTATCGCGAGCAGGCTCACTCCTACAGGGTTATCGGTGTTGCTGATGTATCAATCGTCGCTGATGGTGATGTTCGGCATCGCCGGGGTAGCGGCTTCCTGCAACACAATCCGTGCGCCGACGTGGCGGGCCAGTTCCTGGTAGACCATGGCAATCTGGCTGTCCGGCTCGGCGATCACCGTTGGCTTGCCGCCATCGGCCTGCTCGCGGATCAGCATCGACAGCGGCAGTGAAGCCAGCAGCTCCACACCGTACTGGGTCGCCAGTTTCTCACCGCCGCCCTCACCGAACAGATGCTCGGCATGCCCGCAGTTCGAGCAGATGTGCACGGCCATGTTTTCCACCACGCCCAGCACCGGAATGTTGACCTTGCGGAACATTTCCACGCCTTTGCGTGCATCCAGCAATGCCAGATCCTGCGGAGTAGTGACGATCACCGCGCCGGCCACCGGGACTTTCTGCGCCAGGGTCAACTGAATGTCGCCAGTGCCCGGCGGCATGTCGATAACCAGATAATCGAGATCGCCCCACGCGGTTTGCGTGACCAGTTGCAGCAAGGCGCCGGAGACCATCGGTCCGCGCCAGACCATCGGCGTGTTGTCGTCGGTCAGGAACGCCATCGACATGACTTCAACGCCATGGGCCTTGAGCGGCACGAACCACTTCTGATCCTTGACCTCGGGGCGAGTGCGCTCGGGGATGCCGAACATGATGCCCTGGCTCGGGCCGTAGATATCGGCGTCGAGAATGCCGACCTTGGCGCCTTCACGGGCCAGGGCCAGGGCGAGGTTGGCCGCAGTGGTCGACTTGCCCACGCCACCCTTGCCGGACGCCACGGCGACCACATTCTTGACGTTGGCCAGCCCCGGAATCTGCGCCTGGGCCTTGTGCGCGGCGATCACGCTGTTCACTTCAACCTTGGCGATCACCACGCCGTCGAGGTTTTCGATGGCCAGTTGCAGCAATTGCGCCCAGCCGCTCTTGAACAGACCGGCGGCGTATCCGATTTCCAGCTGCACGTTGACGCGGTCACCGACGATCTCGATGTTCTTCACACAACCGGCGCTGACCGGATCCTGGTTCAGGTAAGGGTCGGTGTATTGGCTGAGGACGGCTTCCACCGCTGCGCGAGTGACGGCACTCATGGGCAACTCCGATAACAAGACTGGGAAAAGATGGCGGGTATCCTACCCCTTCTATCCTCCGGACGGCATGCCCGGCAACGATTTGCAGGGGTGAAATATCTTGCCCGGCGCTTTATAGTGGCCGACCTCCGTTTCATCAAGTAGCGAAGCCCCACATGTCCGAACCACGCAAGATCCTCGTCACCAGCGCCCTGCCCTACGCCAACGGTTCGATTCACCTTGGCCATATGCTGGAATATATCCAGACCGATATGTGGGTGCGCTTCCAGAAGCATCGCGGCAATCAATGCATTTATGTCTGCGCCGACGACGCCCACGGTTCGGCGATCATGCTGCGCGCGGAAAAGGAAGGCATCACCCCGGAACAACTGATCGCCAACGTGCAGGCTGAACACAGCGCCGACTTTGCCGAGTTCCTCGTTGATTTCGACAACTTCCACTCCACTCACGCTGAAGAAAACCGTGAGCTGTCGAGCCAGATCTACCTCAAGCTGCGTGACGCCGGGCACATCGCCCAGCGCTCGATCACCCAGTATTTCGACCCGGAAAAGAAAATGTTCCTGGCCGACCGCTTCATCAAGGGCACCTGCCCGAAATGTGGCACTGAAGACCAGTACGGCGACAACTGCGAAAAATGCGGCGCGACCTACGCACCGACCGACCTGAAGGATCCGAAGTCGGCGATCTCTGGCGCCACCCCGGTGCTCAAGGATTCCCAGCACTTCTTCTTCAAGCTGCCGGACTTCCAGCAAATGCTGCAGACCTGGACCCGCAGCGGCACCCTGCAGGACGCCGTCGCCAACAAGATCGCCGAATGGCTGGATGCCGGCCTGCAGCAGTGGGACATCTCCCGCGATGCGCCGTACTTCGGTTTCGAGATCCCGGGCGAGCCGGGCAAGTATTTCTACGTGTGGCTGGACGCGCCAATCGGCTACATGGCCAGCTTCAAGAACCTCTGCGACCGCACACCGGAACTGGATTTCGACGCGTTCTGGGGCAAAGACTCCACTGCCGAGCTGTACCACTTCATCGGCAAGGACATCGTCAACTTCCACGCGCTGTTCTGGCCAGCGATGCTCGAAGGCGCGGGCTACCGCAAGCCGACCGGCATCAACGTGCACGGCTACCTGACCGTCAACGGCCAGAAGATGTCCAAGTCGCGCGGCACCTTCATCAAGGCCCGTACCTACCTGGATCATCTGTCGCCGGAATACCTGCGCTACTACTACGCGGCCAAACTCGGTCGTGGCGTTGACGACCTCGACCTGAACCTCGAAGACTTCGTGCAGAAGGTCAACTCCGACCTGGTCGGCAAAGTGGTCAACATCGCCAGCCGTTGCGCCGGTTTCATTCAAAAAGGCAACGCCGGCCTGCTGGTCGACACCAATGCCGCGCCAGAGCTGACCGAGGCGTTCCTCGCCGCCGCGCCAAGCATTGCCGACGCCTATGAGGCCCGCGACTTCGCCCGCGCCATGCGTGAAACCATGGCCCTCGCCGACCGCGCCAACGCCTGGATCGCCGACAAGGCCCCATGGTCGCTGAACAAACAGGAAGGCAAACAGGATGAAGTCCAGGCGATCTGCGCCACCGCCATCAACCTGTTCCGCCAACTGGTGATCTTCCTCAAACCGGTGCTGCCGCTACTGGCCGCCGATGCCGAGGCGTTCCTCAATGTTGCCCCGCTGACCTGGAACGACCACACCACCCTGCTGGCCAACCATCAGCTCAACGAATTCAAGCCGTTGATGACCCGCATCGACCCGGTAAAAGTACAAGCCATGAGCGACGCCTCGAAGGAAGACCTGACCGCCAGCCAGACCGACACCGGTGCCGCTGCTCCAGCCGGCAATGGCGAACTGGCCAAGGATCCGCTGTCGCCGGAAATCGACTTCGACGCCTTTGCGGCCATCGACCTGCGCGTCGCGCTGATCGTCAAGGCTGAGCACGTGGAAGGTGCCGACAAACTGCTGCGCCTGACACTGGATATCGGTGACGAGCAACGCAACGTGTTCTCGGGCATCAAGAGCGCTTATCCGGATCCGTCCAGACTCGACGGCCGTCTGACCATGATGATCGCCAACCTCAAGCCACGGAAAATGAAATTCGGTATTTCCGAAGGCATGGTGATGGCGGCCGGCCCTGGCGGTGAAGAGATTTACCTGCTGAGCCCGGACAGCGGCGCCAAGCCGGGTCAGCGCATCAAGTAAGCGACGGCAACAAAATCGATCCCACCGACGTGCCCCGCATGCCGGTGGGATTTTTCATATCTGGGCGGATACTGCCTAACCTTATGAGACACCTGCCCGTTTCGCCGACAGAATCATGACCGAACTCGTGCTAACGCTTGTCAGTGCTGCGCTGCTCAACAACTTCGTGTTGCACTGGCCGCTGGGCGTCGATCCGCTGTTGGCGGGCAATCGTCGCCAGGTGCACGCGCTGGGTTTGGCGACGTTGTGTCTGATGTTGATCGTTGGCGTGATCGGTTACGTAATCTGGCATTGGTTGCTGGTGCCGTTTCACCTTGAAGCCCTGCGGTTGTTGGTATTTCTGCCATTGAGCGTTTTACTGATCGCGCCACTGCTGAAAATGCTGGCGCGCGGGCTGCCGAATCTGCCCTTCGAAGGTTTGTGGCCGTTGTTGCTGGGCAACGCCGGTGTACTCGGGCTGGCGCTGATCAACGCGCAAAACGATCGAGGCCTGCTGCAGGCCACTGCGCTGAGTCTCGGCGCCGGGCTGGGCTTCTGGCTGGTGCTGAGCCTGTTCTGTGATTTGCGCGAGCGTACGGCCGACAACGATATTCCACTGCCCTTTCGCGGCTTGCCGATCGATCTGATCGGTGCCGGACTGATTGCAGTGATTTTTCTCGGATTCAGTGGACTGATCAAAACATGAGTCTGATTCAACGCATCGATGCCCTCCTGCCGCAGACCCAATGCGGCAAGTGTGGCCATCCCGGATGCAAGCCCTATGCACAAGGCATCGCCGAGGGCGAGCCGATCAACAAGTGCCCGCCGGGCGGTGACGAAACCATCGCTGCACTGGCTGAACTGCTGAAAGTGCCGGTGCTGGAACTGGACATCAGTCGCGGTTCGGCGCCACCTCAAGTCGCCTATATCCGCGAAGCCGAATGCATTGGCTGCACCAAGTGCATCCAAGCCTGCCCGATCGACGCAATTGTCGGCGCAGCGAAACTGATGCACACCGTGATCATCGATGAATGCACCGGTTGCGACCTGTGTGTCGCGCCGTGCCCGGTGGATTGCATTGAAATGCACCCGCTGCCGCTCGGCACATTGCCGGTGGTCGGCGGTCTGGCCTTGAGCCTCGACGAGCAACGCGCCCGCGCCGCCAAACGTGATCACGCGCGTCAGCGCTTCGAGCGGCGCAATGAGCGTCTGCAACGCGAAGAACAGCACAAACAGGCTGAGCGAGAGGCGCGGGCAAAACGGGCGGCGCAACCTGAAGTGACCGCCACCGATCCGGTGCAGGCGGCGCTGGAGCGAGTGCGTGCGCAGAAAGCAGCGACCGCAGATGCAGCACTGAAGAAAGCCAAGATCGATGTGGCGATGAGCCGTGCGCAATTGCACAAATCGTTGAAAGCCTTCGGCCATCCGCCGACATTCGAGCAGCAGTCGCAACTGATCGTGTTGCAGCAGCAGTTCGAAGCGGCAGAACTGGCCTTGGCGAAACTTGAAAGCAGTGCAACGCCGGCGCCCATAGTGCCCGCTCCCGCCAAAGACGCCGATCTGAAACGCGCGAAGATCCAGTTGGCCATGCGCCGCGCTGAACTGAAAAAAGCACAAACCGCCGAAGCGGCGCCCGATCAGATCGCCGCGCTGGAACAAGCGCTGCGCGACGCCGAGCAGGCCCTGCACGCCGCCGAAGCCATCAGCGAGCAGCCATTGCCTGACTTGGTGCGCGTCGAAAAACGTCCGATCGACAGCCAGCTTCGCCAGCTGAAAACCGAATTGGCCTACGCCCGCGCGGACCTCAATAAACTCGAACGGCGCGCCGACACGCCCACAGAAATGCTCGACAAGGCCCGCGCCCGCCTGCAAGACGCCGAGCGCCAGGTGCAAGACCATGTCGCCCCTTGAAACGCCGGACAATCGCCTGCAACAGGCGATGAAGCTGGTACTGCTGGCGACGTTGCCGGGGCTGCTGGCGCTGTTCTGGTTTTACGGTTGGGGCGTGTTGATCAATCTGCTGCTGTCTCTGCTCACCGCGCTGATTGTCGAGGCTGCGGTGCTCCGTCTGCGTCGACAACCCATGCAGCCGACGCTGAGCGACGGCAGTGCGCTGGTGAGCGCGACGTTGCTGGCTGCCGCCCTGCCACCCTACTGCCCCTGGTGGCTGACGGTGACGGCCATTGCCTCGGGTTTGCTGTTCGGCAAGCATGTATACGGTGGCGTCGGGAAAAACCCCTTCAACCCGGCAATGCTCGGCTTCGCGCTGGCCATGGTGATGTTCCCGCAGCCGATGACCCATTGGCCGGCCCACGGCGTGGATCTGACCGCCGCTTTTCAACAGGTGTTCGGCGCAGGTGTGGCACCGGACGCCTGGGCACAGGCCACCGTGCTGGACAGCCTGCGCATCAACAAAAGCCTGACCATGGACGAATTGTTCGCCAGCAACCCGGCCTTCGGCCGCTTTGGCGGACACGGTGTGGAATGGGTGAATCTGGCGTTTCTTGCCGGCGGGCTGTTTTTGCTGAAACGCCAGGTCTTTGCCTGGCACGCTCCAGTGGGCATGCTTGCCAGCCTGTTTGTCGTCAGCCTGCTGTGCTGGAATGGTTCAGGGTCGAACTCGCATGGATCGCCGCTGTTTCATCTGCTTAGCGGCGCAACCATGCTGGGCGCGTTCTTCATCATCACTGAACCGGTCTCCGGCGCGAAAACCGCGCTCGCCCGTCTGCTGTTCGGTGTCGGCACAGGGCTGCTGACTTATTTGATCCGCGCCTGGGGCGGATACCCGGATGGTGTGGCGTTTGCGGTATTGCTGATGAATCTTGGCGTACCGGCGCTGGAGCGATTTGCCGCTGCTCGTCAGTCAGAGGTGAGCCCATGAATCGCACGGTCAGCGCGGTGACTGTTGTCTTGCTGGCCGTCATCGGCATCGCTGCGACGTACGTTGTACAACGCATTAACGCACCGCAGATTGCCGCCGCGCAGCGCTTGATCGAAACCCGCAAACTGCTTGATTTGCTGCCGCTTCAAACCTACGACAATCAACCATTGGAACAACCTTTGGCCGTGGCCGACATTGCCTTGCGCCATAGCACGTTGACGGGCGGTTATCGCGCGACCCTGGGCGGCAAGACTGTAGCGATACTGCTGCGAAGTCAGGCCCAGGGTTATGCGGGCGCCATCGAGTTGTTGATCGCTGTGGATGCCAACGGCAGATTGTTGGGTGTCAAAACCCTCAAACAGGCCGAAACGCCAGCACTCGGCGGGCATCTCGGTGACTGGCCGAATGCCTGGCTGCAGACGTTTATCGGCAAATCGGGCAATGAGCCGACAGAGGCGGGCTGGGCACTGAAAAAAGATCAAGGACAGTTCGACCAAATGGCCGGAGCAACCATCACCTCTCGCGCCGCAATCAGCGCGATCCATGATGCATTGCGCTATTTCGATGAACATCGTGCGGCACTGCTGGGGAGCGGCACATGAACCGGTCGGCGGCTATTTCGAACGCCTTGATGCTGACCCTGCTGCTTGGCACCAGCGAGTCATTGGCAGGTGCGCTGGGTACATTATTGATGTTCGCCACGGTGGTGAGCCTCTATGGCCTGTGCATGTCCGCTTTACGCTCACGACTCACAGGCACAAGTGTATTGCTGGCAAGCCTGCTGCTCGCCGCGACTTTCACCAGTTGCGCAGAGCTTATGGTGCAACGCTGGTTTCTACCCTGGCAGCAAGCATTCGGCCTCTATACCAGCCTGTTCGCCTTGCAATGCGTGGTGCTGGAGCACAATGGTTTCTGGCACCAGTCGCTGACCGCGCGCTTCAAGCTTTGCGTTATGTTCGGCAGTTTAATGCTGATGCTCGCCGGACTGCGTGAGCTCATCGGTCACGGTAGCCTGGGCCGGGGACTCGCCGAATCATGGCCAGGTATTGTTGTATTCAGCGAAGGGCTGCATTTGATCACCTTGATACCCGGCGCTTTTATTTTGTTGGCACTGCTGCTTGCGGCGCGCCAGGCGTTGATTCGCCCGAACTCAATTTCCAAGGAAACACATCGTCCATGAATGCTGCAAAACGTCTGGAGATTTTTCGCCGCCTGCACGAAGACAATCCGGAGCCGAAGACCGAGCTGGCCTACTCCTCGCCGTTCGAGTTGTTGATCGCCGTGATTCTTTCAGCGCAGTCGACCGACGTCGGTGTCAACAAGGCCACGGCGAAGCTGTTCCCGGTTGCCAATACACCGGCCGCGATACACGCCTTGGGTGTCGACGGTCTATCCGAATACATCAAGACGATCGGTCTCTACAACAGCAAGGCCAGGAACGTCATCGAAACCTGCCGTTTGCTGGTTGAACGCCATGGCAGCGAGGTTCCGCAAACCCGTGAAGAGCTCGAAGCCTTGCCCGGAGTGGGCCGCAAAACCGCTAACGTAGTGCTCAACACGGCTTTCCGGCAACTGACCATGGCTGTCGACACCCACATATTTCGGGTCAGCAACCGCACCGGCATTGCCCCGGGCAAAAACGTGGTCGAGGTAGAAAGAAAGCTGATGAAGTTTGTACCCAAAGAATTCCTGCTCGACTCTCATCACTGGCTGATTCTGCACGGCCGCTATGTGTGTCTGGCCCGCAAGCCGCGCTGCGGCAGTTGCCGCATCGAAGACTTGTGCGAATACAAAGACAAAACTTCGGACGATTGACCGGCTATTGGAATAATTGATGAGTCGATTGAAAAAATCTTTTTTACCCGCCGCTGGAATGTCGATATAAGGAGCGCCAAAGGCATTCTTAGCCGGGAGTCAGCTTATGAGTAGCGACAAAGACCAACTGGATGTAGATGACGATATCGCTGCAGAAACTGATGACGCCGAACCTGTGGTCGAAGTCGCCAAGACCAATCTGAGCAAGCGCCGCACCATCGATAACCTGCTTGAGGAGCGTCGACTGCAAAAACAATTGGCCGAGTTCGATTTTGATGACTGATATTTGAAAGCCTCCCGAACCGGAGGCTTTTTACTTTCTGCAGCTAGCTGGATTCGATCGGCCCATGACCCTGTCAGCTACTACAGGTATTCAGACCAGACCATTGCGCTGCGCCAACTCGATCAGGTCAACCAGGGAACGTGCATTAAGCTTCAACAACAAGCGTGTCTTGTAAGTGCTCACGGTTTTGTTACTCAAAAACATGCCATCGGCGATTTCCTTGTTGGTCTTTCCCCGTGCCAACTGCTGTAACACCATCATTTCCCGACCGGACAGACGATCCACCATGTCGGCCTCACTGGCATTGCCCAGACTGGTTCGCACCGTATGCAAAGCCTGATTGGGGAAATAACTGTAGCCTGACAATACCGCCTTTATTGCACTGAGCAATTCGGTCAGGTCCTGCTGTTTGCAGACATAGCCGGCCGCCCCCGACTGCATGCAGCGCATTGAAAAATGCCCGGGAGCCTGTGAAGTCAATACCAGGACTTTAACAGGCATGGCCGTCGAAGTCAGACGCGCGATAACTTCCAGACCATCAAGCTTCGGTATTCCAATATCCAGAATAACAATATCCGGCATTTGTTCTCGAGCCAGTTGTAACGCATCCACACCGTTATCAGTCTCTGCGATGACTTCGTAGCCATGACGCTCCATCAGCATACGCACCGCAAGACGAATGACAGGATGATCATCTACGATCAGCACTTTATTCATGGGCAAGTCCAGTTTCGCTGTTCGAATTTTTAGAACACGCACAATATCCCAGCCACTTGCTCGATGGCATGCCAGGATAATCATGCACTTGCATCGAAAGACATGCCCTACAATCATTGCGGATTAATCCTACAAAAAACCGCTACCCCTAGAAAAAACCCACGCCATTGCCTCCTGTGCAAGCAGCAATACTTCCCTGTTTACATTGTTACAGGCTACTTCCAGCAGCGCTGAAATCGTGACTCGCCACTGCGATCAATAACGCCCGAGCCGCGCTGAACAAACTCAAATGGCGGATCAAAGCAACACGAATTCACATTATAAACATCAAGCAATATCAGCTAGAGAGAAACACACCAGCTTAGCCAAAATATAAACACCTGAAACAAGATATTTATACCTGACGATTTGTTTTTGCTATAAAAACAAACATCTCGGAAAACAACTACCAAACAACAACTCAACACCCACCAACTCGATAACTATGAGAAAGACCAGACAGAAGAGCCAAAGCATGTTGAAAATAAAAAACAAAATCACCAGCCCAATGACCGTCATTGCCATATTTGCCGCTATCTCGGAAACATCAGCCGCGATCTCGCTACCGTTTCTCGACAATAAGGACCGGGAAATATACGTGTGGTTTTTGATCAGCTTTCCGTTTTACTTGTTATTTCTTTTCTTTATCACACTTAACTTCAACTACCGCTCCCTCTACTCACCCTCCGACTTCGGTAAAGACAAAAACTTTCTAAAAGTAATCGATAACAACGATCGCGAAAACAAACGACACACCTCGTCCCAGGAACCTGCCACGCAGGGTGTATTTGGACTATCAAGATGTATCGTGCCAAGTGAGTCAAACACTGCCGATCGGCAAGATTCGTGCAAGATCCACAACGCACCTGACCCACCGACGGACATCAACAAAAAGCCGAACCTGATTGTTCAGCACAACATTCAGTTACCTGCATGGATCAGTAACCTGCACCTCATTGATGCGAGGGATGTCGATGAGGCGAGGGAGTTAGCCACGATTCTGGAAAACATCCGAACCCTCGACAGAAAAACTGCCCGGGTAGTGGTCTTCCTTTCCAATCACGTGTCGGATGTTTTACTGACGAAAAACGCACTGCTGCAAAGCAAGCAGGTAAAAAAGGGCTCGAGCAAGACGCTCTGTATCGTCTATAACCTGTGTTCGCAAGCAGTGACGCTGATGGCACGTACATGAAAGATGAGTCTTGGCGACAAGCGCGAAGACCACAAACACGGCTCAATCAGATCCAGACCAGGAATCATGCAAAAAGGGCGACCTTGTCTCGATGACAAGGCCGCCCTTTTCATTACACGTCAGTCTGCAACGCTTAGAACAGCTTGCGGCCCTTGTTGGCAGCAATGCGCATGCGCAGCGCGTTGAGCTTGATGAAGCCCGCCGCGTCAGCCTGGTTGTACGCACCGCCATCTTCTTCGAAGGTCGCGATGTTGGCATCGAACAGCGAATCGTCGGACTTGCGGCCGGTAACGATCACGTTGCCTTTGTACAGCTTCAGGCGCACAACGCCGTTCACGTTGACCTGCGAGGCATCGATCATCTGTTGCAGCATCAGACGCTCAGGGCTCCACCAGTAACCGGTGTAGATCAGGCTGGCGTATTTCGGCATCAGCTCGTCTTTGAGGTGAGCGACTTCCCGGTCCAGGGTGATCGATTCGATGGCGCGGTGAGCGCGCAGCATGATGGTGCCGCCCGGGGTTTCGTAGCAGCCACGGGACTTCATGCCGACGTAACGGTTTTCGACGATGTCGAGACGGCCGATACCGTGAGCACCACCGATCTTGTTCAGCGTCGCCAGCACGGTGGCCGGAGTCATTTCAACGCCGTCCAGTGCAACGATGTCGCCGTTGCGGTAGGTCAGTTCCAGGTACTGTGGTTTGTCAGGAGCGTTCTCCGGGGAGACGGTCCATTTCCACATGTCTTCTTCGTGCTCGGTCCAGGTGTCTTCCAGCACGCCGCCTTCATAGGAGATGTGCAGCAGGTTGGCGTCCATCGAGTACGGGGACTTCTTCTTGCCGTGGCGCTCGATCGGGATCGCGTGCTTCTCGGCGTAGTCCATCAGCTTCTCGCGGGACAGCAGGTCCCACTCGCGCCAAGGGGCAATCACTTTTACGCCAGGCTTGAGTGCATAGGCACCCAATTCGAAACGCACCTGATCGTTGCCCTTGCCGGTGGCGCCATGGGAAATGGCATCAGCGCCGGTTTCGTTGGCGATTTCGATCAGACGCTTGGCGATCAGCGGACGTGCGATGGAAGTACCCAGCAGGTACTCACCCTCGTAAACGGTGTTGGCGCGGAACATCGGGTACACGAAATCACGCACGAATTCTTCGCGCAGATCGTCGATGTAGATTTCTTTGACGCCCATGGCCTGAGCCTTGGCGCGGGCCGGCTCGACCTCTTCGCCTTGACCGAGATCAGCGGTGAAAGTCACCACTTCACAGTTATAAGTATCCTGCAGCCACTTGAGGATCACCGAAGTGTCCAGGCCGCCGGAATACGCCAGAACGACCTTGTTTACGTCCGCCATGCCATCACTCCACGGGGTTCTACGGAAAGCCGAGGAGTCTACCGCTCAAACGCGATAATTTACAGAGGCGCGACAGCTTAAGACGACAAAGCGACAGAATCTGTCGAGAGCGCGACGATGACCGACGGGTCAGGAAGTCGCTGCAGTGCTGGCTGGCGTGCTCGCTTGAGGCGCAGGTGCGGGGCTGACCGGCGCCACGCGTGCCAGTTTTACATTGACCCGACGGTTCTTCGCGCGATTGGCCGCATTGGTGTTCGGCACAATGGGATATTGCTCGCCGTGGAAACGCACGGTGATCTGCGATTCCTGAATACC includes:
- the nth gene encoding endonuclease III, whose product is MNAAKRLEIFRRLHEDNPEPKTELAYSSPFELLIAVILSAQSTDVGVNKATAKLFPVANTPAAIHALGVDGLSEYIKTIGLYNSKARNVIETCRLLVERHGSEVPQTREELEALPGVGRKTANVVLNTAFRQLTMAVDTHIFRVSNRTGIAPGKNVVEVERKLMKFVPKEFLLDSHHWLILHGRYVCLARKPRCGSCRIEDLCEYKDKTSDD
- a CDS encoding PA3496 family putative envelope integrity protein, with the protein product MSSDKDQLDVDDDIAAETDDAEPVVEVAKTNLSKRRTIDNLLEERRLQKQLAEFDFDD
- a CDS encoding response regulator transcription factor, with the translated sequence MNKVLIVDDHPVIRLAVRMLMERHGYEVIAETDNGVDALQLAREQMPDIVILDIGIPKLDGLEVIARLTSTAMPVKVLVLTSQAPGHFSMRCMQSGAAGYVCKQQDLTELLSAIKAVLSGYSYFPNQALHTVRTSLGNASEADMVDRLSGREMMVLQQLARGKTNKEIADGMFLSNKTVSTYKTRLLLKLNARSLVDLIELAQRNGLV
- a CDS encoding argininosuccinate synthase, whose amino-acid sequence is MADVNKVVLAYSGGLDTSVILKWLQDTYNCEVVTFTADLGQGEEVEPARAKAQAMGVKEIYIDDLREEFVRDFVYPMFRANTVYEGEYLLGTSIARPLIAKRLIEIANETGADAISHGATGKGNDQVRFELGAYALKPGVKVIAPWREWDLLSREKLMDYAEKHAIPIERHGKKKSPYSMDANLLHISYEGGVLEDTWTEHEEDMWKWTVSPENAPDKPQYLELTYRNGDIVALDGVEMTPATVLATLNKIGGAHGIGRLDIVENRYVGMKSRGCYETPGGTIMLRAHRAIESITLDREVAHLKDELMPKYASLIYTGYWWSPERLMLQQMIDASQVNVNGVVRLKLYKGNVIVTGRKSDDSLFDANIATFEEDGGAYNQADAAGFIKLNALRMRIAANKGRKLF